A portion of the Shewanella sp. SNU WT4 genome contains these proteins:
- a CDS encoding helix-turn-helix domain-containing protein: MLTGIKLRANPTSDQKLVLSQWMGCARSIWNAKVDEERYYRTFARKYYPIGTYAPIDQKASQFKSKELTPWLYKCPSQIIRNSAVSWYQTYQKFMKGGCGRPKRKSKADRGSIHLTREVFRFDRCEDGNLRLFIGTKTNNIGYLSFKAHNKFEIPNSLYVRKERGQYYVLKDPLINRP, from the coding sequence ATGCTCACTGGCATTAAGCTACGCGCTAACCCTACATCAGACCAAAAGCTGGTATTAAGCCAGTGGATGGGCTGTGCGCGTAGTATATGGAATGCCAAAGTTGATGAGGAAAGGTACTACAGGACGTTTGCTCGTAAGTATTACCCGATTGGTACTTACGCGCCGATTGATCAGAAAGCTTCTCAATTCAAGTCAAAAGAGTTAACGCCGTGGCTGTATAAATGCCCTAGCCAGATTATCCGTAACAGTGCGGTTAGCTGGTATCAAACTTACCAGAAGTTCATGAAAGGCGGGTGTGGGAGACCTAAGCGCAAGTCTAAGGCTGATCGTGGCAGCATCCATTTAACTCGCGAGGTGTTCCGTTTCGACCGTTGCGAAGATGGAAACCTGCGTCTATTCATCGGCACAAAAACAAATAATATTGGTTACTTATCCTTTAAAGCGCATAACAAGTTCGAGATCCCGAACTCGCTGTATGTGCGCAAAGAGCGTGGTCAATACTATGTGCTGAAGGATCCCCTCATAAATCGGCCATAG
- a CDS encoding methylated-DNA--[protein]-cysteine S-methyltransferase, whose protein sequence is MKNRKNLTNNAEANLNSNELVLRARPITTPLGLWWAEASKHGIRRLTPEVIDHSNVNSAANNWNVNLQDDLSAIAAHLDLLTLELNHYFAGKLQQFTVALDIAGTTFQRQVWQGLQQIPYGSYCSYADLAVNVGRPKAFRAVGTANGANQIAIVIPCHRVIGSNGKLTGYAHGLDVKEYLLRLEHVARAISLVYGRV, encoded by the coding sequence ATGAAAAATAGGAAAAACCTAACAAATAACGCTGAAGCTAACTTAAACAGTAATGAGTTAGTGCTAAGAGCGCGTCCAATAACCACGCCTTTGGGACTATGGTGGGCAGAAGCGAGTAAGCATGGTATTCGCCGCTTAACCCCTGAAGTGATTGACCATTCTAACGTCAACAGCGCGGCTAACAACTGGAATGTTAATCTTCAAGATGACTTAAGCGCGATAGCCGCGCATCTTGATTTACTGACCTTAGAGCTTAACCACTATTTTGCCGGAAAATTACAGCAATTTACGGTCGCACTTGATATTGCTGGCACTACGTTTCAGCGCCAAGTGTGGCAAGGGTTGCAGCAAATTCCTTATGGCAGTTATTGCAGTTATGCCGATTTAGCCGTGAATGTCGGTCGTCCCAAAGCATTTCGCGCGGTCGGTACCGCCAATGGCGCCAATCAAATTGCCATAGTGATCCCTTGCCATCGGGTAATTGGCAGTAATGGTAAACTCACAGGCTATGCCCATGGTCTTGATGTCAAAGAGTATTTATTGAGACTTGAACATGTTGCCCGCGCAATCTCGCTCGTTTACGGGCGAGTCTAG